The Candidatus Eremiobacteraceae bacterium genome has a segment encoding these proteins:
- a CDS encoding cell division topological specificity factor MinE, translated as DAMKGEMLEVLRRYLEIDERGMDVHFENAERQFALLATIPVREVRTHDAIALARLPAAQPAGVLENGRANSDPVDPSGSSEPIRPPQRRRRRRRPRAASPAAPQPELPSDQIEGSPPPPG; from the coding sequence TCGACGCGATGAAGGGCGAGATGCTCGAAGTGCTGCGACGCTATTTGGAGATCGACGAGCGCGGCATGGATGTTCATTTTGAAAATGCCGAGCGCCAGTTCGCGTTGCTGGCGACCATTCCGGTGCGCGAAGTACGGACGCACGACGCGATCGCCCTCGCGCGGCTGCCCGCGGCGCAACCGGCCGGCGTGCTCGAAAACGGGCGGGCGAATTCCGATCCGGTGGATCCCTCGGGCTCGTCCGAACCGATTCGTCCGCCCCAGCGCCGCCGCCGCCGGAGACGCCCGCGAGCCGCAAGTCCGGCCGCGCCGCAGCCCGAGTTGCCTTCCGACCAGATTGAGGGGTCGCCGCCGCCGCCCGGATAA